One Prunus dulcis chromosome 8, ALMONDv2, whole genome shotgun sequence DNA window includes the following coding sequences:
- the LOC117612278 gene encoding probable cytochrome c oxidase subunit 5C-1, with the protein MAGHKIAHATLKGPSVVKEICYGMVLALAAGSLWKMHHWNEQRKVRVFYDLLEKGEISVVAEE; encoded by the coding sequence ATGGCTGGTCATAAGATTGCTCATGCCACACTGAAAGGACCAAGTGTTGTCAAGGAGATCTGTTACGGCATGGTGCTTGCTTTGGCTGCTGGAAGCCTTTGGAAAATGCATCACTGGAATGAGCAGAGGAAAGTGAGGGTGTTCTATGACTTGCTTGAAAAAGGTGAAATTAGTGTTGTTGCTGAGGAATAG
- the LOC117638233 gene encoding uncharacterized protein LOC117638233 gives MACSSLCSLKFLVIFFLLSAIPIGYLISLELAKPTTHVYHYHSTGWLRECAKWDDLNRRFLVSFLGGGIGEIPVPEDEDHKVLQEVAVVKHVDLAGNASLGLVIDRPRNRLLVATADVKGNRYGALAAYDLSTWERVFLTQLSGPSDEKSFADDVAVDAEGNAYVTDCKASKIWKVGVDGKFLSIIRSPLFTEKEWYRNLVGLNGIVYHPDGFLIVIHTFSGNLFKIDLAKGEEVKLIKVVGGPLTFGDGLELLSPTKIVVAGNPSARLVESSDGWETASVVGTFSGPKHRLATAATVKDGKVYLNHMVGLGYPKKTHTLVEAVFSA, from the exons ATGGCCTGCTCTTCACTGTGCTCCCTCAAATTCCTGGTGATCTTCTTCCTACTCTCAGCCATACCAATAGGCTACCTAATATCCTTGGAGTTGGCCAAACCCACCACCCACGTGTACCACTACCACAGCACCGGCTGGCTCCGAGAGTGCGCCAAGTGGGACGATCTGAACCGTCGCTTCCTCGTCTCGTTCTTGGGCGGCGGCATCGGCGAGATTCCCGTGCCCGAGGACGAAGATCACAAAGTTTTGCAGGAAGTGGCCGTGGTCAAACACGTTGACTTGGCTGGAAATGCTTCGCTGGGACTCGTCATCGACCGCCCCAGGAATCGCCTCCTAGTCGCCACTGCCGACGTTAAGGGAAACCGCTACGGTGCGCTAGCCGCCTACGACTTGTCCACGTGGGAGAGGGTCTTTCTCACCCAGCTCAGTGGCCCAA GTGATGAAAAATCATTCGCAGATGATGTTGCAGTTGATGCAGAAGGTAATGCATATGTAACAGATTGCAAAGCCAGTAAAATTTGGAAGGTTGGAGTGGACGGCAAGTTTCTATCGATAATCAGAAGTCCTCTCTTCACTGAAAAGGAGTGGTACAGAAACTTGGTTGGGCTGAACGGAATTGTTTACCACCCAGATGGGTTCTTGATAGTTATTCACACTTTCAGCGGCAATTTGTTCAAGATTGATTTAGCAAAGGGAGAGGAAGTGAAGCTAATTAAGGTAGTCGGAGGACCGCTAACATTTGGAGATGGTCTAGAGCTACTGTCTCCCACCAAGATTGTAGTTGCTGGGAACCCTTCTGCTAGGTTAGTGGAGAGCTCTGATGGCTGGGAGACAGCTTCGGTAGTGGGAACATTCTCGGGGCCGAAGCATCGGTTGGCCACAGCAGCAACTGTGAAGGATGGGAAGGTGTATCTCAACCACATGGTTGGCCTGGGATACCCTAAGAAGACGCATACCCTTGTTGAGGCAGTCTTTTCTGCTTGA